TAAGGGGCGTATGTCTGATTTAATGATGTCCCCTGTTAAAAGTTACATGGCGAGGAAGGTTGAAACCTTTACCATAGACTCATCTGTTCGTGATATAGAGAAGACTTTTTTTAGTAAAAATATAGGGCATATCCCTGTTGTTAAAAATAAAAAGGTTGTAGGTATTGTTACTAGGCAGGACTTCCTGGATCATATTAATGAAGCCAGGAAGTGATCTGTTTATATCTCTAGTGAGTTAATAATACCACAAATAGAGTTAATATCCTGCTTGGTTACCGATAGGCTAGTTACAAATCTAATGGTGTTTTCCCCTGTTGCAAAACATAAGATCCCTCTTCTTGCTAGTTTTCTCTCTAATTTAGATGCAGGGATGCCCACTGTATCAAAAAAAAGAATGTTGGTTTCTATTGTATTTGGATCAACCTTTGCCCACGCCTTACCGTTTAGACACTTAGCCAAGGTTTTAGCATTTATATGGTCTTCAATTAATCTAGGGATGTTATGCTCAAGGGCGTATAATCCCCCTGCTGCTATTATTCCTGATTGTCTTAGTCCTCCACCAAGCATTTTCCTAACAATCTTAGCCTCATCAATAAACTCCTTGCTTCCAGAGAGGATAGCTCCAACTGGAGCTCCTAAACCCTTTGCAAGACAGAATGTTATTGTGTCTGCATAAGAAGAGATCTCTTTTACACTTAAACCAGTGGCTATAGACGCATTAAAAATTCTAGCACCATCAATGTGTAGGGAAAGACCATACTTATGGGCGAAACTTTGTACGTCCTTTAAGTTTTCTTTGTAATAGCAGGTCCCTCCTGCAAAATTATGGGTGTTCTCTATAATAATCATAGAGGTTTTAGCATCGTGGTATGCACCACTTTTAGGGTTTACATACTCTTGTAGTATCTCTGACCTTAAAATACCCCTCTCCCCGGGAACACCTATAGGATTGACCCCTGCAATAGCAGCGGGTGCACCAAGTTCATGATGAAGAGAGTGGGCTTCGTTATGCATCAAAACATCTTTACCTCGGCCACCATTTATAAATAGAGTTATTAGGTTTGCCATAGAGCCACTAGAAACAAAAAGGGAGGATTTTTTCCCTGTAATCTTATTAGAGAGCTCTTGTAGCTTGTTTACTGTTGGATCTTCTCCATAAACATCATCCCCGACCTGGGCTTTATACATAGCTTTTCTCATTGCCTCTGACGGCTTTGTAATTGTATCACTTCTTAGATCGTAGATGTTCATGTTCTCTCCTATTTTTTTAATCTGTCTAAATGTTCAAAGAAACCTGGAAATGTTATATCAACAGCTTCTGCTGTATCTATCTTGTTAATACCTTCGGCTCCAAGGGCTGCAACTGCAAGGGCCATTACAACTCTATGGTCGTCATGACCACAGACTTCAGCACCTTTTAATGGTCCTCCAGTAATCTCCATACCATCTTCTAACTCAACAATGTTTGCACCCATTTTTCTTAGTTCTGCAGTCATAACAGCTATTCTATCTGTCTCTTTCATTCTTGCTTGGGGCACATTTAATAGTCTGGTAGTTCCCTGGGCGTAACAAGCACATGCTGATAGGGCGGGTAGTGCATCTGGTGTTGCATTTATATCTAAATCGCAACCAGTCATCCCCTTTCCTACTATTGTCATATTATCACCATCTATGTTTATTTCACATCCCATTTTTCTTAAATATTCCACTATTGCCTTATCTCCTTGAGAATCGGACATATCAAGACCCTGTAGGGTAAGTGTTGAACCTGTTACTGCTGCAGCTGTAAAGAAAAACGCTGAGGATGAGAAGTCCGCTGGTATTGACCTATTAAAGTTTTTATATTTTTTACCACCATCTATTACAAAGTGTGAATAGTCTGTGTCATCAATTTTAATTCCCTGTTCCTCCATCCATCTTACTGTCATTTCTGCGTATGGTTTTTCGTGGAGTAAAGGTACATTTATCTCTGTTTTTCCTTCAGAAAGTGGTGCTGCTAATAATAGTGCTGAGAGATATTGGCTTGTAGGACACTCTATTGTTGTAGTTCCACCCTTTATAGGCCCTGTTATAGTAAAAGGAGCGCAACCGTTATTGGATTCTACCTTAACCCCTAAATCCTCCAGGCTATTAAGCAGATTAGCTGCTGATCGTCTTTGGATTTGGTAGTCCCCTGTAAAAGTTATTGGAAGATGAGATAGGGCTGCAACAGCTGCAGCAAGATATAGTGTAGTTCCTGAATTCCCTACATCTATGGCCTCTTTTGGCTGTGTAAGTTTTCCTCCAGTTCCTTGAACAATCCATTGGGAATCTGTCTCTTTTATTTTAGCTCCCATAGCAATACATGCGTCTTTACATGCTCTAGTATCTGCGGAGTTAAGAGGATATGATATCACACTCTCTCCTTCTGCCAGTGTAGCGATTAAAAGTGCTCTTATTGTGTGGGATTTTGATGCGGGAATTCTAATGTTTCCCTCTAGTTTTCCCTTAGAAACTTCAATTTTCATGTTTTAACTCCTTGGTTGGCCATAATAATATCGGTTTTTTACTCTGATTTCAATCGGGGTATATATTTATAATCCTTTATTTGTCTAAGTAAAGTTGAAGATATTAGAAAAAGCAACGATAATAGATGTAGGAAATTATGAAAAAATTAAAGTTCTTATTTTTAACTCTATTTATGGTTCTCGCAGTTGTAGTATTTTCTCAAAGTAGAATACCAGGAAATAGTTCTAATTATATAAGTGTTACAGGTGCCGCAAATTTAGGGAATCATGATACTATTACAGTATTCTTTTTTGAGGTTCCAGATACATATACTCAAAAACTTTATTTTTCTATCTATGACCCGGACATATCAGGTGGAGCACCTGATAATGGTACTGGGGCGAGTACCTTTTATCTATATGGGGGCTCAGGGGCTTTAAGTGCTTCAAATGCTAGAAATATAGACTACACTTCTCTAGTTGAAGCACAAACAGGGACTCTGCTTTCACAATTCACAGATAGTTCCACGTATAATGGTGAATGGAAATCTTTTGATGGAGTGTATCCATCCCAGGGAGAGCACATTGGTAATAAATATTACTTTAGAGTAGTGGCTACAGCTGACGCCAGTAAAAATGGGTTCCAGGCAGATGTTTCATACTCCAGTATAAATGGAGGATCAAATGTTCCTACAGGAGATTCAAATATTTTAGCATTTTCATATAACTGGTCAGTTATTTTTCAGAATGTTAATACGTGGAATCTCTATCCGTATGTTCCTAAAGATTCTGCAGGAAATATAGAAGTTTATACTTGGGATTTTGATAATGGAGAGTCTACTACTGGACCCAGACTATATGATATCTCTAACAAAATTAGAGAGAGTGCTGTAACAACTAGTGGTGATGGTGCTAATTACGTTTATGGGGGAGCTAATTCCATTTCTGTAGACTCTACTCCAATAACTGATACTAATGGAACGTGGAGACTTGAAGTTATAGAGGATAATACCGGTACTGGAGGGGACATAAATCCTGCTGAGATCTGGTTCGGTCAAACTAATGCTTCAACTGTTTTTAGAACTTATTCATCTTATTTTGTTGCAAATGACCCTGATCATATCACTATAAATGTAGATGATGCCCAAGCAGATACAGGTTCAGCCAATGGAGATGGAGAGTATGTTACTTTACAAGTTGTTGATAGTGCTGGTGCCGCCATACCTTATGTTCTTGATCTCTATATATCTGTTACAGGAAGTGCTGAAATCTCTTTTGATCCAGGGACTGGTTGGCAGAATGAAAATCAAGCTTACTTAGCAACCACTGACAATAGTGGTATGTTCTCATTTTATCTTAGAGATGGTTTAGAAGAGGATGTAACATTAACCATCTTAACTGACGGTACAAATGGAACTACTACACTATCAGGAACTAATGATTCTCAAATTATATCTTTTAATGATACAGCTCCACCTACTGTTTCAATTCCCTCGGATTTACAGTTAGATATTAATTCTGCTGGAGACGCTCTTGGTAATTTAATAATAACTGATGTGGGTGGTGGAAATATAACTGCTGCCAATGATATAAGAATACTTCTACCAGCAAGCCTTGTTTATAATGAAATTGCCTTAACAAACGCTGGAAATAAAGTTTTATCAGGTGGAACAGTTGGAGATGTAAATTTAGAATCTGTAAGTACAGTTTACAGCAATGGAGGATTAGCAAATAATCTTTTAACTATAGATGTCACTGCAGATTTTGATGCAGGCAGAGTTTTAACAATTACTGGCTTATTAGTAGACTCTAGTAATTCAGAGGGACTAGGAAATATAAAAATTTCTGTTAACGGTGGAGTAAGTTATACAGTTATTGATTCACATTTTATAGAAGTTAAAGATTTAAGTACAAATAGATGGTATGGAACAGTTAGTTCTGATTGGGAGACAGCAGGGAACTGGAGTTTAGGATTAGTCCCAACAAATGCCCATGATGTAATTATTCCTGATGCTGTTAATGATCCGCTATTTGGAGCAAGTCATACTGATGTTAAATCTTTAACTATTGAAAGTGGTGCAACTGTTTATACTGCAGGATTTAATTTAACTGTTACAGGAGAAGTGTCTGGTGAAGGTTATATAGATTCTACAGGGGGAGGTTTAAGTTTTTCGAATATTACCTCTTTAGGCGGATTTTCCATATCTGGTGGAAGTGTAAATTTTACAGGGATTGAAGAGTTTGAAGATTTTGATATAAGTGGGGCTACTTGTAATGCTTCTGGTACCAGTCTAACAATAAATGGAACTATCTCAGGTAGTGGAACAATAAGTAGTTCCAACACAGATGTATCCATAAATGAAATAGCATCTTTAGGGACATTGGATATTAACAGTGGAACTTTAGATATTATTTCAGATTCAACACTAACAAATTTAGAGTTAGATAATATTACTTTTACACCTACTTTAAACATTACTACAACTAATACAACGCTAACTACAAATTCTGTTTTAAATATAGGAAGTGGAAAAGAGTTCTATGTGACTAATCAGCTAGACGATTGGTTTGACTCAATAATAAACCTAGATGGTGGGAATCTGTATGTAGATAATACCAATGGAAATTTTGCCGAGATAAATTTAACTAATAATTCAACCTTATACGTTTTAGGTAGTAGTGTCGTTGGATTTGGTTCATTAACAACTTCTAATAATTGTACTATTGATATTGGTAGTGGAAGTATTAATGTTCCTGCAGGTTTAACAGGTTCTCCTCATATTAACTCTAGCGGAGGTAGTTTTGAAATTAATCAGAGTATAAACGCTACAATTACTGGATCTTTTTCAAGTATAAGTCTACAAGCTGGAGGTACGATTACATATGCAGGAGATATTGAATTTTTAGGAAATGCAATATTTACAAATGTAGATTCTAATGGATATAAAACTTTTTTTAATGGAACTGGAGAATTAACCGGTTCATTATCAGCAGTCTTTGATGATATAGAAATTGGGAGTTCAGGAAATCTCACCCTAGGATCAGCTATTTCTATTTCAGGTGACTGGATAAATAATGGTGTTTTTATTAATAATAATAACGATGTTACTTTTGAAGGTTCTGCAAAAGCTTCAGCAATTTATGGTGATAATAGTTTTAAGGGTTTTTTATGTGCAACTGATAGTAAAAAGCTTATTTTTGAAGCTGGAAAAACACAAACCATTGCAGTATTAGACTTAAGTGCATCAGATAATGATAATGCAATAACTCTTTCTAGTACTATCCCTGGAACAAAATGGAATTTAATTAATACTGAATCTCATACTACCCAAAGACTGCTGGTTATTGATAGTGATGCTACTGGAAGTGCAGCAACAATAGATGCGTGTACTTTAGTTGGAGCAAGTTATGATGGTGGTAATAATACTAACTGGAATGGATTTACTACTCAAAATACTTGGCTTGGTGGTGCTATAGGGAATGAAACTAATTGGAATGAACCTTCTAACTGGAGTGAGGGAGTTGTCCCTCCTGGAGGTTCAGATGTTTTTAACGTTAATGACAGAGCTTTAATTCCTACTGGGAAGCCTTATTATCCTGTATTAACAGGTCAAACAAAAGTTGCCTTTTTAATTGTTAGTGCCGGTGCTGAGATTGATTTAGCAGGTAATAATTTACAGGTTTATGCTAATTTTAGAAATCAGGGTACTATTAGAATTAATGGCTCTGCTTCTATAACGGATTATGCGTTAACTCCAATTTCAGATATAGGTTCTGGTACTGTAGAGTTTTATGGTTCAGCCACTGATACATCAGGATGGGGACAAGATTTTTATAATTTAGTAATTTCATCCTCTGGAGCTGTTACTTTAAATTCTGCAAGTACAGTATATGGAACCATGGATATCTCTTCTGGTTCTCTAGATATTGGAGCAAATACACTAACATTAAAAGGTGATATCTCAAATAGTGGTTCAGGTATATCTACTACCGGGGTTGTTAATATCGATGGAAATGTTTATTCCACAGGCGATTTTTCTTTTAACAATTTGAATATAACTGCAGGTAATAGATTAACTCTTGCAGGAAATCTAGAAATTTCTGGGGATTTAGATAATTTAGGGGACTTAGTAACATCAAATAATAAAGTTACTTTTAATGGTACAAATACTATTACAGGTAATTCTATTACTTTTGGAGATATTGAAAATATAGGATCTTTAACTCTTAATCAGGATATTCAAGTTGGTGGAAATTGGATCTTTACAACAGGATTTAGTAGTGGAATATATGATGTTGAATTTGTTGATGGAATAGGATCTTCTACAATTTATGGAGATAACACTTTTAGTAGTTTTACATGTAATTCCCCAGGGAAATCATTACTTTTTGAATCAAATAAAACGCAGACAATAGGAAAAATAACTTTATTAGGTATAGAGTCTAATTTAATAACTTTAAATAGTACGTCCTTAGACAAGTATATAATAAATAATACAAACAATACAAATAACAGTATTGATTCTATTTCAGTATCTAATTCTACTTTAACGGGAGATGATATTAATGCGGGTTATCACTCTGTTGATGCTGGAGGAAATGAGGTTATTACTTCGCCTAAGTGGATTTTTCCAAGGGAAGTTTATGTTTGGTCAGGATACATTGATACCGATTGGACAAACTTAACAAACTGGGAACTCTCCTCTGGTGATTTAGTTACAACTCTTCCAAGTTCTACTGATTGGGTTTCAATACCAACGGGATTATCTAATTATCCTGTTATTACTGATGAAAATATAACGTTAAAAAATATTAATGTATCTTCTGGAGCTAGTTTAGAAATAGCTGGAACTTCAACTTGTACCTTAGTTAGTTTAAATAATGATGGAACAATTATTATAAGTGGTAGTGATGTTAATCCAATTAATATTGTTGATACTAATTCTGGTACTTTTGAATATACAGGAACAGTTTCTGTTAAAGATTTTGGAACTACTGATTACTATAATATAAAGTTTAGTGGAGTCGGAACAAAAACATTAGTAAATGACTTAAATATAAATGGTTCTCTTGTATTATCTGAAGGTATCCTAGATTGTAGTAGTAATAATATTAATCTATCAGGAAATTGGACTCAACTATCAGGTTCCACATTAACTCCAGGTGCTAATACTGTAACATTTGAAGACTCATCAAATTTTACTGGTATAACATCATTTGATAATTTAGTAATTGATACAGGGGCCGTATTAAATATATTAAGTGATATTGAAGTAAATAACATTACAATCTCAGGTATCTTAAACGGTGGTTCATCAACTATTAAAGTTAACGGTGACTGGGTAAATAGTGGCACTTTTAATCGAGAAACAGGGACTGTAGAATTTTTAGCCGGTGTTGGAGCATCAACTATTTCTGGTGAAAACACTTTTAACACTCTAAAGTGTATCTCTCCATCTAAAACTATAAATTTTCCACAGGGTGTAACTCAGACATTCTATGATCTTATACTTGATGGTGGGGCCATCGGTACTAGAATAACCCTTACAAGTGGAGCTGATTGGACATTTAAAAACCTTAAAGGAGTAGATGCTCAAGTATCTTTTGTCAGTGTAGAATTTGGTCAAATTGATGAGTCTGGAGAGAATATTGGAGCATCGGATAGTCTTTTTGATGCTAATACAGATACACTAACAACTAAAATTTGGAAAAGTATATCTCCAACAATTATAACTTGGAATGGATCTTCTAGCTCTGTTTGGAATCTCGCATCGAATTGGACTCCTGCACAAATTCCAACAGTTATAGATTCTGTAATAATTCCGGATTCTGGAACAACTACAAATGATCCAATCCTAACTACAGATATAGAAGTTAATAATTTAACAATTGAAACAGGTGGTATTTTTGATACATCAGATAATAATGTAACTATAAATGGATTAATTGATATCCAAGGTACTGGAATTCTCAAAAGATCTGGTTTAGCTTCCCAGTCTATATCAAAAACTGATAATGATTCTGGTACTGTTGAATATGTAACAACAACAACAACTTCTATTCAAAATTATTCAGGAACTGATTATTACAATTTAACAATTAGTAGTGGTGCTAATAGTTTAATTTCTGATCTTAGTATTTCTGGAAGTCTTAATTTATCCGGTGGAACATTAGATACTTCAACTTATAGTGTAATATTTAGTGGCGGTGACGCAGGTTCTATTACAGGTGCAATTAATTTTTATGATTTAATAATAAACAAAAACTTAACAGCAAATACTATAACCATTGATACTGGAATAATCGTTTCAAATGATCTATCTATAAGCCAGGGAACCTTAAACTTAAATGGAACCGATAATAGTGTTTCTGGTGATATAAATCTAACTGGAGGAATATTGCTAGGTGGTAGTGGAACTTTGGCTCTTTCAGGTTCTTTTAACTCCTCTGGTGGAACATTCACAGCGGAAACAAGTACTATTCTATTAGATGGTGTTAGTTCTTCAATTATTTATGGTTCAAATAGTTTTTATAATTTTAGCTGTTCAACATCAAATAAAGAAATTAAATTCAAATCAGGAACAACTCAAACAATAACAAATGCTTTTAATATTTCAGGAGGAAATGATCCTAATCGAATTGATTTAGTTAGTACTTTATCTGGTAGTCAATGGAATTTGTCTGCTGCAACTTCAACAGTGTCTAATGTTAATGTTCAAGACTCAAATATTGTAGGTGGTGATGATATAACAGCAACTTTAGATAGTGCTGATTTAGGTAATAATACGGTTAGTGGATATCCTAAGTGGATTTTTACATCAATTTACACTTGGGATGGAAGTGAAGGTGATGGCGATTGGAATAATGCTGCAAACTGGGATATAAATTCAGTCCCTAGTGGTGTTTTAGATGTGGTTATTATCCCTTCAGTTGCAACTAATCCAAAACTTCCTATTGGGGGAGTCTCAATATATTCATTGGTAATAGAAACAGGAGGTATCCTTGATTTAAATGGTCAGGATTTAACTTTATCCTCATTAGATCTACAAGCTGGAGGTACTATAAAGCTACAAGGAATTGAAGATATCATAGGAACTTCAATTCCAGACACTCAAGGAACTATAATATATTATGGAGTTCCTGGAACTGGAAATTATCCCAATCTCTCTCTAGGTGACTCATACTATAATTTAACCTTTGAGGATGTTGGTGGTAATGATGACGTATGGACAATTGCTGCTAATTTAAATATTGCATTAGGAGGGACTCTAACTTTAAATGGTGGTGTTTTAGACCTTGATGATAAGAATTTAACAATTAATACAGCAGGAAACTATAGTTATTCAGTAGGAACTTTAAGGCTGGCAGGATCTCAGGGAACAGTTTTTGGTTTAGTTGCTAACCCAGGGAGTGATTATATCCCTGGATTAGTTGAGTATACAGGAACAACTTCAGCATTTGCTGCTGGTTATTTATATAATGA
Above is a genomic segment from Thiospirochaeta perfilievii containing:
- a CDS encoding threonine aldolase family protein, which gives rise to MNIYDLRSDTITKPSEAMRKAMYKAQVGDDVYGEDPTVNKLQELSNKITGKKSSLFVSSGSMANLITLFINGGRGKDVLMHNEAHSLHHELGAPAAIAGVNPIGVPGERGILRSEILQEYVNPKSGAYHDAKTSMIIIENTHNFAGGTCYYKENLKDVQSFAHKYGLSLHIDGARIFNASIATGLSVKEISSYADTITFCLAKGLGAPVGAILSGSKEFIDEAKIVRKMLGGGLRQSGIIAAGGLYALEHNIPRLIEDHINAKTLAKCLNGKAWAKVDPNTIETNILFFDTVGIPASKLERKLARRGILCFATGENTIRFVTSLSVTKQDINSICGIINSLEI
- the aroA gene encoding 3-phosphoshikimate 1-carboxyvinyltransferase — its product is MKIEVSKGKLEGNIRIPASKSHTIRALLIATLAEGESVISYPLNSADTRACKDACIAMGAKIKETDSQWIVQGTGGKLTQPKEAIDVGNSGTTLYLAAAVAALSHLPITFTGDYQIQRRSAANLLNSLEDLGVKVESNNGCAPFTITGPIKGGTTTIECPTSQYLSALLLAAPLSEGKTEINVPLLHEKPYAEMTVRWMEEQGIKIDDTDYSHFVIDGGKKYKNFNRSIPADFSSSAFFFTAAAVTGSTLTLQGLDMSDSQGDKAIVEYLRKMGCEINIDGDNMTIVGKGMTGCDLDINATPDALPALSACACYAQGTTRLLNVPQARMKETDRIAVMTAELRKMGANIVELEDGMEITGGPLKGAEVCGHDDHRVVMALAVAALGAEGINKIDTAEAVDITFPGFFEHLDRLKK